The genome window GAAAAGGTCCTCCTGGCTTTAGCGGAGTGCGGACTGAAGAACATCGAACTCCTGTCGCGGGACACCAAAGAACCTCTGAGCGATCTTCGAGAGGTCATGCAGGAGCTTTTCGATGAAGGGTTCCTCATCGCAGAGCCGGCCGGTCAGCCACGATGGCGGTGTAACCGCTATTCCCTTAAGCCCGATTTTCATGTCTTCCTCAGCCTTGCCCGTCAGTTCCTCGATGGCGCTCAACGCTTCAAGTTCCTCCGCTCGAACTTTGCGGTCCAAATGCTGGTTGCCGGCCTGCTTTCCTATTTGGAGAGACGCTTTCATCTGAAGCTCTCCGAGGAGGAGAGAGGCTGGCTTCCGAGGTTCCTGGCGGTCTCCCCCTCAGCCCTTTCCTATGCTCTGTTTGCACCTACCAATGAGTTTATCACTGTCTCTGAGGAGTTGGAACACCGCCCCCTGCCCAATATGGAGAAGGAGCGGCTCCAGAGCCAACACCTCAGTAAGCTTTATTCGAACCTGCTTCTCCGATACGCAAGCGATGTACAGGATAGTCGGTTCGATGAGATGCTTCGCCATAAAGGGGTACGAGGTCACCTCTATCGGATTACGGCCCAGGCGGCAAGCGCTGAAGAGCTGTTTTTCTCTATAAAGGGTGAATCGTATCTCGCCCTCGCCGTGCCACCTGCCACGGGGGCCGCTACCCAGAAAGGGGTTGGATCCCCCAGCTCTCTTAACGGCGATACTCTCCTGAGTAATGGGAAGGCCCTCATGCACATACAAGAGTTTGATTGCGCGGTTGAGTTGTTCGACCGCGCGATCAAAGAACTGACGGACCCGAGTAAGCTCATGGAGGCGTGGCATTGCAAGGGATCCTGTTTCGTAAGCCAGAAACGTTACTCCGCCGCAATCACCTGTCTCAATGAGGCGCTCCACCATGACAGCAATTACAAGGAGGCGTGGCTCCATAAGGCTGTCTGCTTGAGGGGATTAGGGGATAGCAGCGGGGCCGTTCGTTGCGCCAGGCGTGCCTTGGAGATTGATCCCACCTACGAAGAGGCACGAGACTTCTTGAAGAACACGTAAGGTAGCCTCGTTCTTGACCTATCAGACAAATATCATCCCGTACTTGACTTCACCTAAAAAGGTTGCCAAGCTTACACTGAATGGTATTTTTGACTGCGCAATTTCACAAACGCCGACTTTCTCAGCGAGGAGATCCGATGCAAGGACATCCGCAGATCATTGAACTGTTGAACAGCGTGCTCCGGAAGGAGCTGACGGGAATCAACCAGTACTTTCTGCACTCCAAAATGTGTGAAGGCTGGGGTTATCAGGTCCTGGCCAAGGCGATCATCGAGGAATCGATTGAGGAAATGAAACATGCCGATAAGATCGTCGAGCGCATCCTGTTCCTTGACGGGATCCCACATATCTCAGAGTGTGATCGACTTGCGATCGGCGGCAACGTCCGGCAGCAGTTGGAGAACGATCTCGCGCTGGAGATGGCCGCGCTCAAAGTCCTGAATCCTGGTGTGCAGCTATGTATCGAACTTCAAGATCACGGAAGCCGGGAGTTGCTGGAGCGCATCACAGTCGATGAAGAACGTCATGTAGGTTGGATCGAGACGCAACTCCACAGAATCAGCGAGCTGGGGTATGAGAACTATCTCGCAGAACAGATGTACGAGAAGAGCTAAGGAGGGTTCCTCGTATTTTTAAAACTTGATGCCCAGCGTGACAGAGCCTGCGTGGTGTACGGTGCTATATCGACCATTCACCACTGCGGGAAGGGTCAACGGAGGCCTGTTGTCGGCGATGTGCCGCGTATCGTAGATGGCTGCCTGATAGGCCACATCGAGGCTGATGGCCGACGGACTGTACCGGCGACCCTGCTCGCCGCAGCGGATGAGACCTGCGAAACGACCGCCCGCCTTGCACAGAAAGCCCATGCCGACGGACAGTATATTCTTATCGCTATCGGGAACCGCAGGATCAAACGTCCGGCTGGGAACTGGCGTGGCGGAATGTTGCCACCCCGCACGCGCGGTCACGTCCCAATGCGGCAACGCGGCAGGGTCAATCCATTTGTACTCCGTTCCAACCATGAATGTGAGGGTATTCGACCAGTTCCGCGGAATATGAATGACGGTTCCGGTGCCCAAGTGCACGTCGGTATCGTGGAAAGCACTCCAGTCTGTCTTATCAAGATCCACCTCGATCTTCCACTCATGTCCCCTGACCAAGAGCGGCCACACTGCACCGCCGAAGGTAAACGACTGGGGGAGGACCAGCTTCGTTCGAGCCGATGTCATCGCCGTTCCCGCCTGAAGAAACTCTCCCTCCATGTGCAGCGTCGCGCGACTTCGGTACTGAAACCCGAAGCTGCACCATGGGCGCTTGCTCTCCAGCAGGCAGGGTGTGTAACGGAGACTCAGATTGAAGCCAGGGCTGGTGTCATTGCCGTTGACTTCAAGGGGCGTCCCCGTTGGAGGTAACCCCGAAGCTCCGGAAGATTTAAACTGCATCACGTACCCCCCCTCCCCAACGAAGCTTGCAAAGGTGTAGATATCGGCCCCAGCCGCGAGCGAGAGCTGCTCGGTCACCTTGTATGCAATCACGGGTCTGATATCGAGCAACGGCAGCGATGCGAATGTCAAGGACGTATTTAGCGGACCATCCTCCGGCCATCGGTGTCTAAGACCAAAAGGGGAGAACACGCCGACGCCTACTGTCATCCGTGTCAAGACGGGAAGGTCCAGAGCTTGGGCGACTGGTCTGAGATTCGCGGTCAGGTAGAAGTGGAGAGGCGGAGGGTTTGCGACAGGCCCGTCCAGGTTTCCAAAACTCTCTCCGCCAGTCTCACGTTGGGTGAAGTCCGTCCCGCCACCGACCAGAAGGGCCCCCATCATCAGTTGGACCCCGGAAAGCTGAGTCAGTCCCGCCGGATTATAATAGATAGCAGAAGGGTCATCGCTCTGAGCCACAAATGCATCGGCTTGACCGGCTCCAGACGCGCTTTGAGAAAAAATCCGAAAGCCGGTTGCCTGCGCGACGGACGGCACGACCAAGGTAAGCCAAAAGGCAGCGATCTGAAGCCGACGCTGTAACAGCATGTCGTTACTGCAGACGAAGGGCTAGAATCTCGCTTTTCTTGCCCAATCCCAATCTCCCGCGCTTCACTACGAGCGCGAGGAGGCGTCGTCCAAGCCCTTCCCCAAGATCCACAACAGCGTAATCGGCCAGCGTTCCGTCAGATATGGGCGCCTGCCATACCTCATGAAATCCAGCCCCGTCCCACTTCAGGACGATCAAGTTGACCGCCTTGCTTCCGGTCCACCGACCGAACAGCCGGGCTTCAGCCTCTTCTTCTCGCCCCAGAATGAGAAGAGATCCCGTACCGTCTTTGTCCTTTTCAATCAGAACCCGAAGGCCCGCTCGACTCGGTGAAGTTGCCACCCCTCCACTCGCTTTATACGCGCCCATCGACTCCCCGGTTCGTGAGCGGACTTCGAGTGTCGTCCCCCCTTTGAACGTTACCAGTCGCACTATTCCATCCCCGCTGAGATCGGCCATCATCACTTCCAGTAGCGAGAGACCCGCCGAACCATCAAGGGTAGATCCCGCATGGAAGTTCCGTCCATCCCATGTGTACTGGTGGATCGGTTTTGTAGCGCGACCCCCCGGTATCACCGTTTGGCCAAAGAGCTGCGGTGTTTTCCCATTGGATGGCAGAGGTCGGAGCACAAGGTCCGGTATCTCCCAGATCGGTTTGAGCTTGCCGTCTACCCACTGCAAAACACGAGCGTAAAAACGATCCTTGTGCGACAAGGTCATGATAACCTCAGCGCCTCCATCACTGGTAACGTCCATTACCTCCAGCGTTACCACGGTTTCTTGATTGCTCAACGGGTACTCCGCAAGAAATCTGAGGTGGAGACCATCGATTCGAAAGACGAGAAGTCGATCGGCTCCTGCCAGGAGAAGCTCGCTTTTTCCGTCGCCTTCCAGATCGGCAACCGCCATGGCCATCATGGAACCGTCAAACACTGGTTCAAGCACAATATGTTCCGAAGGCATAGAAGCGACTGGCGGCCTGTTGGATATCGGGGGAGCCGCGATGGTCGGCGTGCTGGTTTCCGGAGGCGCTATCACAGCCGGTCGAACAGTCGAAGACGACGGTGGTCTACGAGACGGCTGATCGTGAACCATAATATCAGCCTGTACCGGTGTACTGGCGAGAACGATCGAATTGCCGGTTAGCGTGGAATAGGCCTGAACATCGAGAGAAACTCCCTCTGCTGTAGATGTCAGGCGACTCAGCAGCAGGACCTGAATCTTTCCCTTTTCAGCGAGTTGTTTGAGCATCAAAGGATGTGCTAACTCGCCAGCCCTCAGGTTCTTATCAGCCAACAACATCGATCGCAACTGTCGCTCCTCAATCAGCTCAAAGCGACCTGTCCGAATCAGGGCGGTAGCCAACTCCTTGGTCATCGATCGCGCACCCATCCCGCCGACCCCTTCAACGTCGACATTAGGAAATGCCACGATCATCCGCGCCATGGAGACCCTCACCCGATCACCCTTACGAAATCCCGCCTTCTCGATCTTTTTGATCACCGTGGCTTCGGCATAACGCTCGTGAACGTAAAGGATACGGATCATCCCAAGATCCTTATCCATCTTTCCAAGAGTCTCTCCTGTCAGCGGGTGTTTAAACTCTTGCCCTTCGCGGAACACATCGAGTTCCATGCCCTGGAAAATACCTGCTGTCGTCCCCCGATCAATCAGGACTAGATCGCCCTCGAAACCGATGATCAGGCCCTCGACGCGGGGAAAGGCGGCGGCCAGTCGTTCGGCCACAACCCTGGCGGCTTCAGTAGATTCACCAGGCTGATCCCTGGCGGAAGCGGGGCTTCCGCCACGAACAGGCGTTCGCTCCTGAGCTGCCGCCATTATGCCCGGTGAGACGATGAGCAATAAAGAAAAGAAAAGGGTGAAACGGAGCACAAGGCGGGCAATCGAAACCGGCGGATTAGATCGTCTGCAACCCATAGTGACGCTCCAGTGACTACGCGCCACTGGGTTGCTCAACCAGCTCTACGAGAACACCATTGCATCCCTTTGGATGCAGGAAGGCCACGCGCGTACCGCTGGACCCGGATTTAGGAACCCTGTCGATGAGGGGGATACCGGCCGCATGGAGGACACTCAGTGTCCCTGGAAGGTCGTCGACCTCAAGGCAGATGTGGTGAAGGCCCTCGCCTCGCCTCTCGATGAATTTACTCATCGGATTATTCGAGCCGATTCCCTGCACCAACTCGATCCGACTTCCTTCAAGCTCAAAGAATGCCACCTTCGCGCCCTCATCGGGAAGTGTCTCGATTCGACCCCGATCGATGCCCAGAAGTGTCTCGAATAACCTCGCCGAAGCCTCGACATCTTTCACGGCAATGGCAATATGCTCGATTCGACGCACCATGACTTAACGACGCACCCTATGCCCTGGTTTATAATGCCACTGATTCGCGATGCTCTCCGAAGACGCGCCGCAACACGCCGCAGATCTCGCCAATGGTGGCGTAAACCGCAACCGCCTCAATTAAGGGCGGCAGCAGATTCCGGTTCCCCCTCGCAGCCTCCTCCAACACCTGAAGGACCCGCTCCACCTTACCGGCATCCCGACTGCGACGGAGTCGATCAAGCTTCGCCCGCTGCTCCATCTCAAACCCGGGATCGACGGCAAAGACCGGAATATGAACCGGCTCGGCGGTGGTAAACTCATTGACCCCTACCACGATACGCTGTTGTTCCTCCGTAGCCCGCTGCTCCCGATACGCCGCCTCCTGGATTTCCCGCTGGACAAATCCAACCTCGATCGCTCGAAGCATCCCTCCCATCGCCTCGATCTTCTCAATATAGGCGACAGCCTCTCGCTCGATCCGATCGGTCAAGGCCTCCAGGTAGTAGGAGCCGCCGAGCGGATCGACGGTATTCGTCACCCCGCTTTCATACGCAATAATCTGCTGAGTCCTGAGCGCGAGACGGGCTGCATCTTCGGTGGGAAGTCCCAGTGCCTCATCGCGCGAGTCGGTGTGCAGCGACTGAACTCCGCCAAGGACCGCAGCGAGGGCCTGCAATGCCACACGAACCAGATTGTTCTCAGCTTGTTGCGCCGTAAGGCTCACGCCGGAGGTCTGCGCATGAAAGCGCAGTATCCACGACCTCGGGTCACGCGCGCCACACTGTCGCATGATTGTTGCCCAAAGGCGACGAGCCGCCCGGAACTTGGCCACCTCCTCCAGGAGATCGTTATGGGCGTTGAAGAAGAAGGAGAGCTGCGAGGCAATACGATCCACGTCCAGCCCGACGGCGATCGCCGCCTTCACATAGGCGATGCCGTCAGCCAGCGTAAAGGCCACCTCCTGGACCGCCGTCGAGCCCGCCTCCCGAATATGATACCCGCTAACGCTGATTGCGTTCCAGCGTGGGAGGTGTGCGGCGCAGTAGACGACCGTATCGGTCACCAGGCGCATGGAAGGTCCGGGCGGGAAGATATAGGTTCCCCGGGCAATATATTCCTTGAGAATATCGTTCTGAATGGTCCCCGAAAGCTGATTCGGCGCGACGCCCTGTCGCCTGGCTACGGCCACATACATCGCCAGCAGGATGGGCGCGGTGGCATTGATCGTCATGGAGACGCTTACCCGGTCAAGGGGAATGTCTCGCAGCAGCGTCTCCATATCGGCCAGGGAGTCGATAGCCACCCCGACCTTGCCCACCTCGCCGGCCGCCATCGGATCATCCGCATCATACCCGAGCTGGGTGGGAAGATCGAAGGCTACCGACAGCCCCGTCTGGCCTTGCTCGAGCAGAAAGTGAAACCGCCGGTTGGTCTCCTCCGCAACTCCGTAGCCGGCATACTGCCGCATGGTCCACAGGCGGCTTCGATACATCGTCGGCCGAACCCCTCGGGTATACGGATAGCTACCCGGAAACCCGAGCCCCTCCAGATAGTCATGGTCGGCCAACTCCACGGGAGTATAGAGGCGCTTCACCTCGATGTCGGAACTTGTCCGGAACTCTTTCTTCCGCTCCGGGGTGCGCATAAGGACAGGCTGAAGGACATTCGCCTGCCAGCCATCGAACTCGCGCTTAAGCTGAGTCAATCGCTCTTGCCCATCCATCGTCTGCATACAGAAGGTTCAATGTTCAACGTTCACAGTTCACGGAAGACAACTGCACAGGCGGGCGCTCCAACGCTCTCTTAACCTTGAACCTTGCACGTTGAACCCCTTGTCATTCGATGACCACAAGGACCTCTCCTCCGGTGACTCCCGCCCCTTCCTGCACCTTGATCTCTTTGATTACCCCCGGCCCGGGAGCTTTCAACTCGTTTTCCATCTTCATCGCCTCGATAACGATTACCCCCTGGCCCGCGCTCACCTCTTGCGCGGGCGAGACGAGTATCGCCACAACCTTTCCCGGCATCGGGGCCACAATCATCTGGCGGCCTTTTATCTCATGGCCTGCAACGGAAGCACCTCTTCGAGGACGACGCCCCTCCTCGTGATACTCGATCCGATGCAGTTCGCCCTCGACCCAGACCACAAGAACCCCCTCCGCTTCCTCGATGACATCGGCCTCGTACGAGCGACCCATCACGAGGAGCGAGAGGAGGCTGCCGTCAACGGAACTAAAGTCGACCTCGTACGTCTTCCCGTTAATTTCGACCGGCGCCGGCGATCCCGTACCCTTCACCGTAAGTCTGTGGAGGTTGCCATGCAGATCAGCGGAGTAGATCATCGTCGTCGCAGCCCGTCCTGACGGGCGGCCAGCTTCCATGCGCTGTCATCCTGCCCACCATGTTCGGCGGACGATGGTGCTGCGCGCTTCCTGGTATGGAGATAAAGTGCTCCAGCGATCAGCGCAATCTCCGCAAAGGTCCCAGTCTCCGGCTTCAGTCCTTTGGCCAGCCAGCTCTCCAGAAATTCTGTGTGGATCTGTCCCGCAACGAACTGCGGAAGGGTGAGGACCTGCTGGTGAAACGGGATGTTCGTTTTCACCCCGAGCACAACATACTCCGCCAGAGCGCGCCGCATTCGCTCCATCGCCTCGCACCGGTCCCGCCCCCAGGCGATCATTTTTGAGATCATGGGATCATAATAGATCGGCACATCGCATCCTTCATAGATCGCGCTCTCGATCCGAAGGCCGGGCCCACCGGGCGTACGTAGCGCTCGGATTCGTCCGGGCGACGGCATGAAGTTGCTGAATGGGTCTTCGGCGTAAACGCGACACTCGATCGCGTGACCGTGCAGCCGGATCTCCTCCTGCCGTACCGAGAGCGGCTCCCCCGCGGCAATTCGAATCTGTTCTTTCACCAGATCGAGTCCGGTAACCATCTCGGTGACCGGATGCTCTACCTGGAGCCGCGCATTCATTTCCAGAAAATAGAAGTTCTTGGACGAGTCAACCAGGAATTCCGCCGTTCCGGCATTCGTATAGCCCGCGGTTCTGGCCACATTTACCGCCGCCTCTCCCATCTTCCGCCTCAGCTCAAGATCCACAAAGGATGACGGCGCCTCCTCGATGACCTTCTGGTGGCGCCGTTGTAGCGAGCATTCACGCTCTCCAAGATAGACGACATTACCTCGCGTATCGGCCAGGATCTGCATCTCGATGTGGCGAGCGGCGCCAAGATACCGCTCAACATAGATGGCCGCGTTGCCGAATGCGGAGGAGGCTTCAGAACGGGTGGCGCGGATGGCGCTGCCGAGCATCGCCTCGGTTAAAACGATTCGCATTCCTTTCCCGCCCCCTCCAGCGGAGGCTTTGATGACTACGGGCAGGCCGAGATCTCGGACGGCCTGGAGCACCTCTCCATCAGTGAGGTCTCGGGTCGTCCCTGGAACGACTGAGACACCGGCATTGCTCGCCAGGCTCCGGCCGGAAGTCTTACCGCCCACCGCGCGGATTGCGTGCGAGGAAGGGCCAATAAACACCAGCCCTTCTTCCTCACACCGCATGGCGAACTCAGCATTCTCCGACAGAAAGCCGTATCCTGGGTGGATGGCCTTCGCGCCGGCCATCTTTGCGGTCTCGAT of Candidatus Methylomirabilis tolerans contains these proteins:
- the mce gene encoding methylmalonyl-CoA epimerase, which translates into the protein MVRRIEHIAIAVKDVEASARLFETLLGIDRGRIETLPDEGAKVAFFELEGSRIELVQGIGSNNPMSKFIERRGEGLHHICLEVDDLPGTLSVLHAAGIPLIDRVPKSGSSGTRVAFLHPKGCNGVLVELVEQPSGA
- a CDS encoding acetyl-CoA carboxylase biotin carboxyl carrier protein subunit, encoding MEAGRPSGRAATTMIYSADLHGNLHRLTVKGTGSPAPVEINGKTYEVDFSSVDGSLLSLLVMGRSYEADVIEEAEGVLVVWVEGELHRIEYHEEGRRPRRGASVAGHEIKGRQMIVAPMPGKVVAILVSPAQEVSAGQGVIVIEAMKMENELKAPGPGVIKEIKVQEGAGVTGGEVLVVIE
- a CDS encoding tetratricopeptide repeat protein; translated protein: MALKQPRTTAKSPSEAIGIKILAGSNKEKALALAQLIEDLLDELDYTDFHPKLSSIRLAIDVKARHRSNAHRLHCYGCTIAHEIRPLELQAVHRRYMQARRRDKDLTGIFFSVSGFHPTARNWFSRLDASARGDYHLFGVDKICALLRRAKLVASHDHIVHIIESRVMARLGAGHLVFMAGRFYWIFRIEAKRGSAYAVLDAYGSPVSPRVASSFRRLDGSLKGTRPLNLQAREKVLLALAECGLKNIELLSRDTKEPLSDLREVMQELFDEGFLIAEPAGQPRWRCNRYSLKPDFHVFLSLARQFLDGAQRFKFLRSNFAVQMLVAGLLSYLERRFHLKLSEEERGWLPRFLAVSPSALSYALFAPTNEFITVSEELEHRPLPNMEKERLQSQHLSKLYSNLLLRYASDVQDSRFDEMLRHKGVRGHLYRITAQAASAEELFFSIKGESYLALAVPPATGAATQKGVGSPSSLNGDTLLSNGKALMHIQEFDCAVELFDRAIKELTDPSKLMEAWHCKGSCFVSQKRYSAAITCLNEALHHDSNYKEAWLHKAVCLRGLGDSSGAVRCARRALEIDPTYEEARDFLKNT
- the bfr gene encoding bacterioferritin: MQGHPQIIELLNSVLRKELTGINQYFLHSKMCEGWGYQVLAKAIIEESIEEMKHADKIVERILFLDGIPHISECDRLAIGGNVRQQLENDLALEMAALKVLNPGVQLCIELQDHGSRELLERITVDEERHVGWIETQLHRISELGYENYLAEQMYEKS
- a CDS encoding methylmalonyl-CoA mutase family protein, with protein sequence MDGQERLTQLKREFDGWQANVLQPVLMRTPERKKEFRTSSDIEVKRLYTPVELADHDYLEGLGFPGSYPYTRGVRPTMYRSRLWTMRQYAGYGVAEETNRRFHFLLEQGQTGLSVAFDLPTQLGYDADDPMAAGEVGKVGVAIDSLADMETLLRDIPLDRVSVSMTINATAPILLAMYVAVARRQGVAPNQLSGTIQNDILKEYIARGTYIFPPGPSMRLVTDTVVYCAAHLPRWNAISVSGYHIREAGSTAVQEVAFTLADGIAYVKAAIAVGLDVDRIASQLSFFFNAHNDLLEEVAKFRAARRLWATIMRQCGARDPRSWILRFHAQTSGVSLTAQQAENNLVRVALQALAAVLGGVQSLHTDSRDEALGLPTEDAARLALRTQQIIAYESGVTNTVDPLGGSYYLEALTDRIEREAVAYIEKIEAMGGMLRAIEVGFVQREIQEAAYREQRATEEQQRIVVGVNEFTTAEPVHIPVFAVDPGFEMEQRAKLDRLRRSRDAGKVERVLQVLEEAARGNRNLLPPLIEAVAVYATIGEICGVLRRVFGEHRESVAL
- the accC gene encoding acetyl-CoA carboxylase biotin carboxylase subunit; its protein translation is MFDKILIANRGEIAVRVIRACREMGIGTVAVYSEADRAALHVRLADEAYLIGPAPSPQSYLKVDRIIETAKMAGAKAIHPGYGFLSENAEFAMRCEEEGLVFIGPSSHAIRAVGGKTSGRSLASNAGVSVVPGTTRDLTDGEVLQAVRDLGLPVVIKASAGGGGKGMRIVLTEAMLGSAIRATRSEASSAFGNAAIYVERYLGAARHIEMQILADTRGNVVYLGERECSLQRRHQKVIEEAPSSFVDLELRRKMGEAAVNVARTAGYTNAGTAEFLVDSSKNFYFLEMNARLQVEHPVTEMVTGLDLVKEQIRIAAGEPLSVRQEEIRLHGHAIECRVYAEDPFSNFMPSPGRIRALRTPGGPGLRIESAIYEGCDVPIYYDPMISKMIAWGRDRCEAMERMRRALAEYVVLGVKTNIPFHQQVLTLPQFVAGQIHTEFLESWLAKGLKPETGTFAEIALIAGALYLHTRKRAAPSSAEHGGQDDSAWKLAARQDGLRRR
- a CDS encoding outer membrane protein transport protein is translated as MLLQRRLQIAAFWLTLVVPSVAQATGFRIFSQSASGAGQADAFVAQSDDPSAIYYNPAGLTQLSGVQLMMGALLVGGGTDFTQRETGGESFGNLDGPVANPPPLHFYLTANLRPVAQALDLPVLTRMTVGVGVFSPFGLRHRWPEDGPLNTSLTFASLPLLDIRPVIAYKVTEQLSLAAGADIYTFASFVGEGGYVMQFKSSGASGLPPTGTPLEVNGNDTSPGFNLSLRYTPCLLESKRPWCSFGFQYRSRATLHMEGEFLQAGTAMTSARTKLVLPQSFTFGGAVWPLLVRGHEWKIEVDLDKTDWSAFHDTDVHLGTGTVIHIPRNWSNTLTFMVGTEYKWIDPAALPHWDVTARAGWQHSATPVPSRTFDPAVPDSDKNILSVGMGFLCKAGGRFAGLIRCGEQGRRYSPSAISLDVAYQAAIYDTRHIADNRPPLTLPAVVNGRYSTVHHAGSVTLGIKF